The Nycticebus coucang isolate mNycCou1 chromosome 2, mNycCou1.pri, whole genome shotgun sequence genome includes a window with the following:
- the DDX28 gene encoding probable ATP-dependent RNA helicase DDX28 — MALPRPLRLLSLATRLLLGRRRNLAIHGPDEPLPVVRIPLALQRRQEQRESRRRSRRAPVLVRPGPLLVSARQPEFNQPARLTLGRWESAQLASRGWRNRRACGDHFSIERAQLEAPALQKLSSNENTFEDLGLEPRVLRALQEAAPEVVRPTNVQSKTIPPLLRGRHILCAAETGSGKTLSYLLPLLQRLVGRPRLDSSRISAPRGLVLVPSRELAEQVWAVARVLGSSLGLQVRELGGGHGMRRIRLQLSKQPTADVLVATPGALWKALKGQLISLEQLSFLVLDEADTLLDESFLELVDYILEKSHIAEGPSDLEDRYNPKAQLVLVGATFPEGVGQLLSKVTSPDSLTTITSPKLHCIMPHVRQTFMRLKGAEKVTELVQILKHHEKADRTGFAGSVLVFCNSSSTVNWLGYILDDHKIQHLRLQGQMPASMRVGIFQSFQKGSRDILLCTDIASRGLDSIHVELVVNYDFPFTLQDYIHRAGRVGRVGSEVPGTVISFVTHPWDVSLVQKIELAARRRKSLPGLESSVREPLP, encoded by the coding sequence ATGGCGCTACCGCGGCCGCTGCGGTTGTTGTCGCTCGCGACTCGGTTGCTCTTGGGGCGCAGACGCAACTTGGCCATTCATGGTCCTGACGAACCCCTGCCGGTGGTGCGCATTCCTCTGGCTCTACAGCGGCGGCAGGAACAGCGGGAGAGCAGGCGACGGAGCCGCCGGGCACCGGTGCTAGTGCGACCTGGACCGTTGCTGGTCTCGGCGCGGCAGCCAGAGTTTAACCAGCCCGCGCGCCTCACACTGGGCCGTTGGGAGTCAGCGCAGCTCGCCTCGCGTGGGTGGAGGAATCGACGCGCGTGTGGGGACCACTTCTCCATCGAGCGCGCGCAACTTGAGGCGCCTGCGCTGCAGAAACTCTCGTCAAATGAGAACACTTTCGAGGACCTGGGTCTGGAGCCCCGTGTGCTGCGCGCACTCCAGGAGGCTGCGCCTGAAGTCGTTCGACCCACAAACGTGCAGTCTAAGACCATTCCTCCACTACTTCGCGGCCGCCACATCCTTTGCGCTGCGGAAACCGGCAGTGGCAAGACACTCAGCTACCTACTACCGCTGCTTCAACGGCTTGTGGGCCGACCAAGACTGGACTCCAGCCGTATCTCCGCACCCCGGGGCCTGGTCCTTGTGCCTTCCCGAGAATTAGCCGAACAGGTATGGGCCGTGGCCAGGGTCTTGGGCAGCTCCTTAGGCCTGCAGGTGCGAGAGCTAGGGGGAGGCCATGGCATGCGTAGGATCAGGCTGCAGCTGTCCAAACAGCCTACAGCAGATGTGCTAGTAGCCACTCCGGGGGCTCTGTGGAAGGCCCTAAAAGGTCAGCTGATCAGCCTGGAGCAGCTCTCCTTCTTGGTGTTAGATGAGGCAGACACACTGCTGGATGAAAGCTTCTTGGAACTGGTGGACTACATCTTGGAGAAGAGCCATATAGCGGAAGGCCCATCTGACTTGGAAGACCGTTACAATCCCAAAGCCCAGTTAGTGCTGGTGGGAGCCACATTTCCCGAAGGTGTAGGCCAGTTGCTGAGTAAGGTTACCAGCCCAGATTCTCTCACGACCATCACCAGCCCCAAGCTACACTGTATCATGCCTCATGTCAGACAGACATTTATGAGGTTGAAGGGAGCAGAGAAGGTGACTGAGTTGGTGCAGATTCTCAAACATCATGAAAAAGCAGATAGGACTGGATTCGCAGGAAGTGTCCTGGTGTTCTGCAATAGCTCTAGCACTGTGAACTGGCTGGGATATATTCTGGATGACCATAAAATCCAACACTTAAGGCTACAGGGGCAAATGCCAGCCTCAATGAGAGTAGGTATCTTCCAGTCCTTCCAGAAGGGCTCCCGAGACATACTTCTCTGCACAGACATAGCCTCTCGGGGCCTGGACAGCATCCATGTGGAACTGGTTGTCAATTATGATTTCCCCTTCACCTTGCAAGATTACATCCACAGAGCTGGGAGAGTGGGCCGAGTGGGGAGTGAGGTTCCAGGCACTGTCATCAGCTTTGTAACCCATCCTTGGGATGTGAGCCTGGTTCAGAAGATTGAGCTGGCAGCTCGTCGAAGGAAAAGCCTTCCAGGACTAGAATCCTCAGTGAGGGAGCCTTTGCCTTAg